atggccagtctcagatatggctttttctgTGCCgctctgcctagaaggccagcatcccggagtcacctcttcactgtagacgttgacactggcgttttgTGGGTGCCATTTAAAGAAGgtgccagttgaggacctgtgaggcgtctatttctcaCACCAGAGACTCATATATACTTGTCCTCTGGCTGAGTTGTGCACCaaggcctcccacttctctttctaatCTGGTTACAGCCGGTTtttgctgttctctgaagggagaaGTACACACAATTATAGGAAATGTTCAGTTTCTTCGAATTTTTTTTGCAtggaatagccttcatttctaaaaacaagaatagactggcgagtttcacatgaaagttctctttttctggccattttgagagtataatcgatgctccagatactcaactagctcaaaggaaggccagtttcatagcttctctcagcagctaaacagttttcgACTGGTTAGCTGCGGCTAATATAAttgcacaagggttttcaagggttttctaatcatccattagtcttctaaggcgattagccaacacaatgtaccattagaacactggagtgatagttgctggaaataggcctctatacacctatgtagatatttctttaaaaaccagacgtttccacctagaatagtAATTTACTACATTAacaatgtatagagtgtatttctgattaatttaatgttatctttATTGAAAAAAtcagtgcttttctttgaaaaataaggaaatttCTAATTGACCCAAAAcatttgaacggtagtgtatatcTTATAATACTTATATACGTATACACCTTTTTGTTGCAATTCACTGTTATTTGACCAGATACTCATGGTTTGGCTGAACTTAAAATAAACGGATTGTCTCTTCCAGCTTTGGACAGACTTGGAGGTGGGAGTCTTCGCTTGTaagctgtttgttttcctctccgaGTGCTGCACCTACTGCACCATGCTCCACATCACCTTTCTCTCCCTGGAGAGGTACCTGGCTGTCTGCTGGCCAATCACCTCAAAGACGCTGGTGACACGTCGCAGAACcagggctctgattggctgcctctGGCTGGGAGCGGCTGTCAGTGCAGCACCATTTTTGGTCATGATGGAAGTGGATCATAAGGGAAAAGAGGATGAAATCGAAGTGTGCAGATTATCAAAATCCTCAGTCTCCTCTGGCCTCATGTTGGCCATATTAATTCTCTACAATCTGTACTTCCTGGTACCCCTGTGCATCCTAGGACTGGTCTACATCCTGATTGAACGGACTCTGAGGCTTCGTCCTCAAAGAAGCCGTAAAGACAAGAGTCACAGACACGCAGTCAAGATGCTGGGTGAGAAAcacaatccaacacacacaccctcaggttctgaatatatttgatgtgtattttgacttttttgtttggtccatgtcccgccTGTTACCATCAAGGAGACAGGCAAGGCATAGGacctgcaaccagccaccagggggcaatcaagacgatttggcctcacttttggggagcagtcatgtcctccatctttatttccagcTGTGGGTCAATTTAGGGGCTGCATCACAGCGACATGAGTAGAAAGGCTCCTCCAGATGCTTCCTTCATACCAGAGAAAGCTCTGATGAGTGAATCCTTCCAGGTCCAACATGTCCCAGGACTCATTGCACTTTGGGGACGAACCGTATCAACTCAACTAACGGCtcacatgttaaaaacaaagGGGCATTAAGCTTTCTGTCGTGTCCAACTCAAGGACAGGACAAGCTTCTCCTCTGTGGACCAGACGGTCTCATTTAGTTTCAGCCTTCACAGTCTACGTGACCGAGGAAGGAGGTGGGTTGAGTAGATTGTGTCCTCTGAAGGTTGCAGCccctgaactgagacacagctcTCTTGTTTAACAGTGTGAGAAATGTCTTCTATCACCTGCAGATGTTGATGATTCTAAtgtccacttcctgtgtcctTCTCCTCATGTCCATCAGGAGTGATCGTCTTGGCCTTCGTCCTGTGCTGGCTGCCCTACATCGTCAGCATGACCATGACCTATGTTTCTTTGACAGCCGATTCTAACAGTACACACAATAATACACTGACAGAAACATACTTGTATTATATCCTGGTTGCCTGGATCTTCTCCCGTCTCAGTGCTGCCATCAACCCTCTGGTGTACCACCTGATGTCCGCCAGGTACAGACACGCTGTGCGTAGCCTtgtgaacacacactgtctcacaccGTCTCACCGGCTGAGCACAACACTCTCATCGAGACACTCCACAACCACTTTGTAAACATATAGGCACAcgtaacaacagcagcaacacaaggtAGCTGTGATGATCACTGGTGGTTCTGCAACGACCATATTAACAAACTGAATTCAGCTGCTTGAACTAAGATATCATGAGATTTGACTATAGGAGCAGTTAACAACCTGCTAACACTCTGCTAACACACAGCTAACCCTGCTAGCACACAGCTAACCCTGCTAACACAGCTAACACTCTGCTAACACACTGCTAACGCACAGCTTACTGTTCTAACTGAGCTAGCAGTAGATAtttacagagctgccaacttttcaaaaaaccttggagtgagattttgtcgggggtgaccaacttttgccgcgcacacagccacacacgttgatggctcaaatatcagggaattgttggaatttggcgttgtatccatgttgttcgctgcattctggtggcctttggggcccgaagtcgttgataggagcggccgactggagatggacaacattggttacattctgtgacgcaaagacatagctgaaggtccccccccaggaaatgttggtttaagtagatgttgtttcctgcattctagtggatttttgggtggtatgctaaagatgtgcaatacctgaacttcttctgattcatgttcctctgatcatgacttgtagggccttctagccttgagctgaacattcaaccagaaaactattgttgtgcctcaatgaccacaatatagcctaattaatagacctttgtttaagatttgaccaaggtaggttgattgacattttgattacaatggttttcaactaattctgaactgaaacctaacctacattttaaataattgtattcttaagagcagttaatgatttatgttcgcctcccaccacactttccatcagacaaaaaagtgcaacaaataaagtgcttaaacagtagcctttttaagcaaca
Above is a genomic segment from Pleuronectes platessa chromosome 16, fPlePla1.1, whole genome shotgun sequence containing:
- the LOC128459141 gene encoding growth hormone secretagogue receptor type 1-like, which encodes MTNLCVTVIFISLIIFGLLGNTLTLLVVWLRPNMRSSSYLYLSSMAVSDLLNLLLLPQDIYKLWTDLEVGVFACKLFVFLSECCTYCTMLHITFLSLERYLAVCWPITSKTLVTRRRTRALIGCLWLGAAVSAAPFLVMMEVDHKGKEDEIEVCRLSKSSVSSGLMLAILILYNLYFLVPLCILGLVYILIERTLRLRPQRSRKDKSHRHAVKMLGVIVLAFVLCWLPYIVSMTMTYVSLTADSNSTHNNTLTETYLYYILVAWIFSRLSAAINPLVYHLMSASVQPLLNKRTRD